One region of Quercus lobata isolate SW786 chromosome 2, ValleyOak3.0 Primary Assembly, whole genome shotgun sequence genomic DNA includes:
- the LOC115977781 gene encoding uncharacterized protein LOC115977781, translating to MKKKVNRKSSLLETPTEMADFPSSSPNESPKSPLFTIISDKKKKKSTVSTSKNKNADKSQPTIAAVKTLGTISDLKDLASSRLDHLKRHIEHSHSEIIKDLQASHSRLHKRFKIQTQACQQTMDEAEKEYKKMSERISESREAMQASYAEFKADAQASASRACKTSIVELSESCEKAINNLQSRFGISSA from the exons atgaagAAGAAAGTGAACCGCAAGTCCTCACTTCTGGAAACGCCAACAGAAATGGCGgattttccttcttcttctccaaacGAGTCTCCGAAATCGCCATTGTTCACCATCATCAGcgacaagaagaagaagaagagtacgGTCTCCACCTCAAAGAACAAGAATGCCGACAAATCGCAGCCTACTATCGCCGCTGTGAAAACCCTAGGCACCATCTCCGATCTCAAAGACCTCGCCTCTTCGCGCCTCGACCATCTCAAGCGCCACATCGAGCACTCTCACTCTGAGATCATCAAGGATCTCCAGGCTTCCCACTCTCGCCTCCACAAGCGCTTCAAG atTCAGACCCAAGCATGCCAACAAACGATGGATGAAGCAGAGAAGGAATACAAGAAAATGTCTGAACGGATTAGTGAAAGTCGGGAAGCAATGCAG GCTTCGTATGCAGAGTTCAAGGCAGATGCACAAGCCAGTGCATCTCGTG CATGCAAAACATCAATTGTTGAGCTTTCAGAATCCTGTGAGAAAGCAATTAATAATCTTCAAAGTCGTTTTGGGATTTCATCAGCTTAG
- the LOC115975054 gene encoding uncharacterized protein LOC115975054 isoform X2, translated as MVTICQKCGDRGFSVALIYCDRCSVYAQHRYCLDVLPATFDEYVIWFCADCEPKIQKLSTIINTNALPSGISQSVNLKNVQATQSRIRLQKNLERLKKKVKKTKNKKKRKDITASVAKMGKQICKKSPSLQLNKMHSGDIFEKDKKLGQELRVIVTDGANYNYEVELGLHLKDGPNLVEEAVSVALRCNETLENCEGQKVGQELGLHLKDGTNLVEEALSCHPSVQCNEMLKNCEEGQKVGQELGLHLKDGTNLLEEAISVNPSLRCSEKLENCEEGQKVGQELGLHLKDESILVEEAVSVNPSLRCNEKLESCEDQKVGQELGLQLKDETNLVEEAVSVNPSLRCNETLENCEEGQKVGQELGLHLKDGTNLVEEAVSVNPSPRCNQRLENCEEGQKPGHKFIVDLKDETKFVKEAEYVKTSQIATSDPSNTLEQKCYVTAQPIIDPIWRGSFCIRNRSSGAVGLVAHLSCLACYKVCEEAKLMPELLYAELFRRSDVWPKGFEKQGPSDQSIALYFFPKNESDGKAFGSLVDSMISQDLAMRSMVQNAELLVFASTVLPAQYRRFQAKFYLWGVFRRKQVSHVTNTFVPEVEKTRTNALTWDRRPSSTSLLSSSDSHGSDSLYSFCASVF; from the exons gTGACTATTTGTCAAAAGTGTGGTGACAGAGGCTTCTCTGTGGCATTGATCTACTGTGACAGATGTTCGGTTTATGCTCAACATCG CTATTGCTTGGATGTGCTGCCTGCAACTTTTGATGAATATGTTATTTGGTTTTGTGCGGATTGTGAACCAAAGATTCAAAAGCTGTCTACTATCATCAATACCAATGCTCTCCCATCTGGAATAAGTCAATCtgtaaatttgaaaaatgtgcAAGCGACCCAATCTAGAATAAGATTACAGAAGAATCTcgaaagattgaagaaaaaggttaaaaagacaaagaataagaagaaaagaaaggacatcACTGCCTCTGTGGCTAAAATGGGTAaacaaatatgtaaaaaaagCCCTTCCCTTCAACTCAATAAGATGCATTCTGGTGATATCTTTGAAAAAGACAAGAAGCTTGGACAGGAGTTGCGAGTGATAGTGACAGATGGTGCCAATTACAATTATGAAGTCGAACTGGGACTGCATCTGAAAGATGGGCCCAACTTGGTTGAAGAGGCTGTATCTGTTGCTCTTCGATGTAATGAGACACTTGAGAATTGTGAAGGTCAGAAGGTTGGACAAGAGTTGGGACTGCATCTGAAAGATGGGACCAACTTGGTTGAAGAGGCCCTATCTTGTCACCCTTCTGTTCAATGCAATGAGATGCTTAAGAATTGTGAAGAAGGTCAGAAGGTTGGACAAGAGTTGGGGCTGCATCTGAAAGATGGGACCAACTTGCTTGAAGAGGCAATATCTGTTAACCCTTCTCTTCGATGCAGTGAGAAGCTTGAGAATTGTGAAGAAGGTCAGAAGGTTGGACAAGAGCTGGGACTGCATCTGAAAGATGAGAGCATCTTGGTCGAAGAGGCCGTATCTGTTAATCCTTCTCTTCGATGCAATGAGAAGCTTGAGAGTTGTGAAGATCAGAAGGTTGGACAAGAGTTGGGACTTCAGCTGAAAGATGAGACCAACTTGGTTGAAGAGGCTGTATCTGTTAACCCTTCTCTTCGATGCAATGAGACACTTGAGAATTGTGAAGAAGGTCAGAAGGTTGGACAAGAATTGGGACTACATCTGAAAGATGGGACCAACTTGGTTGAAGAGGCTGTATCTGTTAACCCTTCTCCTCGCTGCAATCAGAGGCTTGAGAACTGTGAAGAAGGTCAGAAGCCTGGACACAAATTCATTGTGGATCTGAAAGATGAGACCAAGTTTGTTAAAGAGGCTGAATATGTTAAAACCTCTCAAATAGCTACCAGTGACCCTTCCAATACCTTAGAACAAAAATGTTACGTTACTGCACAGCCTATCATTGATCCTATCTGGAG GGGAAGTTTTTGTATCCGCAACAGAAGTTCTGGAGCTGTTGGCCTTGTAGCTCATTTGTCTTGCCTGGCATGCTATAAAGTGTGTGAGGAGGCAAAACTAATGCCGGAGTTGCTATATGCTGAACTGTTTCGTAGGTCAGATGTGTGGCCAAAAGGTTTTGAGAAGCAGGGCCCATCCGACCAGAGTATTGctctttatttctttccaaaGAATGAAAG TGATGGAAAGGCTTTTGGGAGCCTGGTGGATAGCATGATTAGCCAAGACCTTGCCATGAGATCCATGGTGCAAAATGCAGAACTTTTGGTTTTCGCTTCTACTGTACTTCCTGCGCAATATAGGA GATTTCAGGCAAAGTTTTATTTGTGGGGGGTGTTTAGGAGAAAGCAAGTGTCACATGTAACAAATACATTTGTCCCTGAAGTGGAGAAAACCCGTACAAATGCCTTAACCTGGGATAGGCGGCCGAGTTCTACCAGTCTTTTAAGTAGCAGTGATAGCCATGGTTCTGATTCACTGTATTCTTTTTGTGCTTCAGTGTTTTGA
- the LOC115975054 gene encoding uncharacterized protein LOC115975054 isoform X1, translating to MSRFALIVQVPLLGRHGLLFQNKSVTICQKCGDRGFSVALIYCDRCSVYAQHRYCLDVLPATFDEYVIWFCADCEPKIQKLSTIINTNALPSGISQSVNLKNVQATQSRIRLQKNLERLKKKVKKTKNKKKRKDITASVAKMGKQICKKSPSLQLNKMHSGDIFEKDKKLGQELRVIVTDGANYNYEVELGLHLKDGPNLVEEAVSVALRCNETLENCEGQKVGQELGLHLKDGTNLVEEALSCHPSVQCNEMLKNCEEGQKVGQELGLHLKDGTNLLEEAISVNPSLRCSEKLENCEEGQKVGQELGLHLKDESILVEEAVSVNPSLRCNEKLESCEDQKVGQELGLQLKDETNLVEEAVSVNPSLRCNETLENCEEGQKVGQELGLHLKDGTNLVEEAVSVNPSPRCNQRLENCEEGQKPGHKFIVDLKDETKFVKEAEYVKTSQIATSDPSNTLEQKCYVTAQPIIDPIWRGSFCIRNRSSGAVGLVAHLSCLACYKVCEEAKLMPELLYAELFRRSDVWPKGFEKQGPSDQSIALYFFPKNESDGKAFGSLVDSMISQDLAMRSMVQNAELLVFASTVLPAQYRRFQAKFYLWGVFRRKQVSHVTNTFVPEVEKTRTNALTWDRRPSSTSLLSSSDSHGSDSLYSFCASVF from the exons ATGTCAAGGTTTGCTTTAATTGTGCAAGTGCCTCTTCTGGGTCGTCATGGGCTGTTGTTCCAAAACAAAAGT gTGACTATTTGTCAAAAGTGTGGTGACAGAGGCTTCTCTGTGGCATTGATCTACTGTGACAGATGTTCGGTTTATGCTCAACATCG CTATTGCTTGGATGTGCTGCCTGCAACTTTTGATGAATATGTTATTTGGTTTTGTGCGGATTGTGAACCAAAGATTCAAAAGCTGTCTACTATCATCAATACCAATGCTCTCCCATCTGGAATAAGTCAATCtgtaaatttgaaaaatgtgcAAGCGACCCAATCTAGAATAAGATTACAGAAGAATCTcgaaagattgaagaaaaaggttaaaaagacaaagaataagaagaaaagaaaggacatcACTGCCTCTGTGGCTAAAATGGGTAaacaaatatgtaaaaaaagCCCTTCCCTTCAACTCAATAAGATGCATTCTGGTGATATCTTTGAAAAAGACAAGAAGCTTGGACAGGAGTTGCGAGTGATAGTGACAGATGGTGCCAATTACAATTATGAAGTCGAACTGGGACTGCATCTGAAAGATGGGCCCAACTTGGTTGAAGAGGCTGTATCTGTTGCTCTTCGATGTAATGAGACACTTGAGAATTGTGAAGGTCAGAAGGTTGGACAAGAGTTGGGACTGCATCTGAAAGATGGGACCAACTTGGTTGAAGAGGCCCTATCTTGTCACCCTTCTGTTCAATGCAATGAGATGCTTAAGAATTGTGAAGAAGGTCAGAAGGTTGGACAAGAGTTGGGGCTGCATCTGAAAGATGGGACCAACTTGCTTGAAGAGGCAATATCTGTTAACCCTTCTCTTCGATGCAGTGAGAAGCTTGAGAATTGTGAAGAAGGTCAGAAGGTTGGACAAGAGCTGGGACTGCATCTGAAAGATGAGAGCATCTTGGTCGAAGAGGCCGTATCTGTTAATCCTTCTCTTCGATGCAATGAGAAGCTTGAGAGTTGTGAAGATCAGAAGGTTGGACAAGAGTTGGGACTTCAGCTGAAAGATGAGACCAACTTGGTTGAAGAGGCTGTATCTGTTAACCCTTCTCTTCGATGCAATGAGACACTTGAGAATTGTGAAGAAGGTCAGAAGGTTGGACAAGAATTGGGACTACATCTGAAAGATGGGACCAACTTGGTTGAAGAGGCTGTATCTGTTAACCCTTCTCCTCGCTGCAATCAGAGGCTTGAGAACTGTGAAGAAGGTCAGAAGCCTGGACACAAATTCATTGTGGATCTGAAAGATGAGACCAAGTTTGTTAAAGAGGCTGAATATGTTAAAACCTCTCAAATAGCTACCAGTGACCCTTCCAATACCTTAGAACAAAAATGTTACGTTACTGCACAGCCTATCATTGATCCTATCTGGAG GGGAAGTTTTTGTATCCGCAACAGAAGTTCTGGAGCTGTTGGCCTTGTAGCTCATTTGTCTTGCCTGGCATGCTATAAAGTGTGTGAGGAGGCAAAACTAATGCCGGAGTTGCTATATGCTGAACTGTTTCGTAGGTCAGATGTGTGGCCAAAAGGTTTTGAGAAGCAGGGCCCATCCGACCAGAGTATTGctctttatttctttccaaaGAATGAAAG TGATGGAAAGGCTTTTGGGAGCCTGGTGGATAGCATGATTAGCCAAGACCTTGCCATGAGATCCATGGTGCAAAATGCAGAACTTTTGGTTTTCGCTTCTACTGTACTTCCTGCGCAATATAGGA GATTTCAGGCAAAGTTTTATTTGTGGGGGGTGTTTAGGAGAAAGCAAGTGTCACATGTAACAAATACATTTGTCCCTGAAGTGGAGAAAACCCGTACAAATGCCTTAACCTGGGATAGGCGGCCGAGTTCTACCAGTCTTTTAAGTAGCAGTGATAGCCATGGTTCTGATTCACTGTATTCTTTTTGTGCTTCAGTGTTTTGA
- the LOC115961770 gene encoding uncharacterized protein At4g02000-like, with amino-acid sequence MEELSQSWMKLSLSEREGPGCQLEEEFISNEHVIAAKFLTKRALNTEAIAKTFTPLWRSRNGFKIKNLGDHVVLFIFESEIEVEKVLNAEPWCFDKHLVIMQKYDKSTALEELKFEKTRFWVQVHGLPYKFINTKAAEKICEVVGQVIHSNDPTETEGSNFMRIRVELDISLPLCRGRVVSMENGKKSWVTFKYERLPNICYWCGRMNHTDRDCGIWLDSEGSLEETQKQFGPSLHAPPFFPSKRNVVAVPGFFSQKRAAQNVQPTEARPKEGGEPNATPRVREEPTVVQIPDPTDKKLNAQLKEKTENINVPQFSENDERDINSPAPINFPQFSVQLNSEIIGINDSEISGAIKSVTPTTTSGVNTIYGPRKSTNSIQGGEAAHAKPNANNSISNPMSREEFEVARVTKKTGTWTRLGRGQITQQPSQDVFSSLGKRTFSATDNHSDLPCSKKQVLKNDEEISIQMVEAGAQPRQEQ; translated from the coding sequence ATGGAGGAATTATCTCAGAGTTGGATGAAACTATCATTATCGGAGAGAGAAGGTCCGGGATGTCAATTAGAAGAAGAATTCATCTCGAACGAACATGTCATTGCAGCAAAGTTTCTCACAAAAAGGGCTCTTAACACTGAGGCCATTGCAAAAACGTTCACTCCACTGTGGCGTTCAAGAAATGGTTTCAAGATTAAAAATTTGGGAGACCATGTGGTATTGTTCATTTTTGAAAGCGAAATTGAAGTAGAGAAAGTCCTCAATGCCGAACCATGGTGTTTTGATAAGCACTTGGTAATAATGCAAAAATACGATAAGAGCACGGCCTTGgaagaattgaaatttgagaaGACTCGCTTTTGGGTACAAGTCCATGGACTTCcctataagtttataaatactAAGGCGGCGGAGAAAATCTGTGAAGTTGTTGGACAAGTGATTCATTCTAATGATCCAACTGAAACGGAGGGAAGTAATTTCATGAGGATCCGTGTGGAGTTGGACATCTCACTACCTCTTTGTCGGGGTAGAGTGGTGTCTATGGAGAATGGTAAGAAATCCTGGGTAACTTTTAAGTACGAGCGCCTTCCCAACATTTGCTATTGGTGTGGTAGAATGAATCACACAGACCGCGATTGTGGAATTTGGCTGGATAGTGAAGGTAGCTTAGAAGAAACACAAAAGCAATTCGGGCCATCACTACATGCTCCACCCTTTTTCCCGTCCAAACGGAATGTGGTGGCTGTCCCCGGATTTTTCAGTCAAAAACGAGCAGCCCAAAACGTGCAGCCAACAGAAGCCAGGCCAAAGGAAGGGGGCGAACCAAATGCTACTCCACGAGTCAGGGAGGAGCCCACGGTGGTGCAAATTCCGGATCCTACGGATAAGAAATTGAATGCTcaattaaaggaaaaaaccGAGAACATTAATGTCCCTCAATTTTCAGAAAACGATGAAAGGGATATTAACTCTCCAGCCCCCATTAATTTCCCACAATTCTCAGTCCAATTGAATTCAGAAATAATAGGGATTAATGATTCCGAAATATCTGGTGCCATAAAGTCAGTAACCCCAACAACAACATCTGGAGTAAATACAATTTATGGTCCGAGAAAGTCCACCAATAGCATTCAAGGAGGAGAGGCGGCCCATGCTAAACCTAATGCTAACAATTCTATCTCAAACCCTATGTCACGTGAGGAGTTTGAAGTGGCTAGGGTAACCAAAAAAACAGGCACGTGGACACGGCTAGGCAGGGGGCAGATCACGCAGCAACCAAGTCAGGATGTTTTCTCAAGTCTAGGCAAACGAACTTTCTCAGCTACTGATAATCATTCCGATTTACCTTGTAGTAAAAAACAGGTTTTGAAGAATGATGAAGAAATCTCTATTCAAATGGTGGAGGCTGGTGCTCAGCCCCGCCAGGAACAATGA